In one window of Deltaproteobacteria bacterium DNA:
- a CDS encoding carbon-nitrogen hydrolase family protein, whose amino-acid sequence MEKAVPISEKETTQAAPLRTHKHLLYALMAGALALGFLFQPVVLAGTGGIVVVERICSSKSDGLNLAIANIHNVVSNTRKGIEAGESIEKNKTRILNLVDMAKAKGANMILFPEFSLTGYFWSDPDWKKEEKAERELMKGFRQAVRKRDPHRELFEAYNPKGYAPCWAYMNKGALDNHKEWLKQLKGKLDDTLQYVIFNALRRDPESPSQVAGPDNKLLNSTYVVDKNFNCDDLSENETARIYDKTFLPGIENVYEKSGRDDVLVIDTPWGRFGFTTCYDMCFSQLYETYGMKNRVDGVIELASWRGPAVRAYPMMNVRTDEYYGYQWNLMAAARAATNQIWMIACNSVGLQRNGNYVFWGSSGIWAPSGIPLFQASNSEQQLCMLHQVDIRYEVESETHAFDFYNSFKKIYRPILGMRAFTRMEPKPAVGEDKQ is encoded by the coding sequence ATGGAGAAAGCGGTCCCGATATCTGAAAAAGAAACGACGCAAGCAGCGCCATTGCGAACGCATAAACATCTGCTGTATGCGCTCATGGCAGGCGCTCTGGCACTTGGTTTCCTTTTCCAACCGGTCGTCCTGGCCGGGACAGGCGGCATCGTCGTCGTTGAGAGGATTTGTTCCAGTAAATCCGATGGCCTGAATCTGGCCATTGCCAATATTCACAATGTCGTTTCCAACACCCGGAAGGGCATCGAGGCCGGGGAAAGCATTGAAAAGAACAAGACCCGCATTCTCAACCTGGTGGACATGGCCAAAGCAAAAGGGGCCAACATGATCCTTTTCCCGGAGTTTTCCCTCACCGGGTACTTCTGGTCGGATCCCGACTGGAAAAAGGAAGAGAAGGCGGAGCGGGAACTGATGAAGGGTTTCAGACAGGCGGTGAGGAAACGGGACCCGCATCGAGAACTTTTTGAGGCCTACAATCCCAAAGGGTATGCCCCCTGCTGGGCCTATATGAACAAAGGAGCGCTCGACAATCACAAGGAATGGCTCAAGCAGTTGAAAGGGAAACTGGATGACACCCTGCAATATGTCATCTTCAATGCTCTCCGAAGGGACCCGGAGTCTCCGTCTCAGGTTGCCGGCCCTGACAACAAGCTGCTGAACTCGACCTATGTGGTGGACAAAAATTTCAATTGCGACGATCTATCCGAGAACGAGACCGCCCGCATTTATGACAAGACCTTTCTGCCCGGCATCGAGAATGTCTATGAAAAATCGGGGCGGGACGACGTCTTGGTGATTGACACCCCCTGGGGCCGTTTCGGATTCACCACGTGCTACGACATGTGCTTCAGTCAGCTTTATGAAACCTATGGGATGAAGAACCGGGTGGACGGCGTGATCGAGCTGGCCAGCTGGCGGGGGCCTGCGGTTCGGGCCTATCCCATGATGAACGTCCGAACGGATGAATACTACGGCTATCAGTGGAACCTCATGGCCGCGGCCCGTGCCGCCACCAATCAGATCTGGATGATTGCCTGCAATTCCGTGGGGCTGCAGCGCAACGGAAATTATGTTTTCTGGGGGAGTTCAGGTATTTGGGCGCCTTCAGGCATTCCTCTGTTTCAGGCCTCCAACTCCGAACAACAGTTGTGCATGCTGCATCAGGTGGATATCCGCTACGAAGTGGAAAGCGAGACCCATGCCTTTGACTTTTACAACAGCTTCAAGAAGATCTACCGGCCCATTTTAGGGATGCGCGCATTTACCCGGATGGAACCGAAGCCCGCTGTTGGCGAAGACAAGCAATGA
- a CDS encoding response regulator — MLQGISVEKHAKSFDVFHSDGITPANNEELPLTRATQNGEVVREEEWVLRRPDGTRFPILCTAAPIRDSQGNITGGVIGWQDITERKRAEENLRKLNETLEQQVVERTDLAESRAKQLQALVSELTIAEQRERRRLAEILHDHLQQILVGAKVNCEVLSTNINPENKQIAENVMNLINQSIQTSRTLTAELSPPILQQNSLSAILQWLARWMKETHGMTVEMQTDLSLDPHKEETTIHLFQSVRELLFNAVKHAGVKSARVKMALDDENHLRVTVKDHGLGFDPDTIWEKARAGSGFGLFSIYERLKLMGGSFEIKSSPGNGTVFSLIVPVDTSPEKDDNRIREITTQVKKVKSGDKIRVLLVDDHTVVRQGLATLLTLQSDIEIVGEAADGMEAVIKARDLQPDVIVLDISMPKMDGVEATRIILSEFPHIRIIGLSMHDKQDQADQMIEAGASAYCTKDGDTNKLLSEVRATGGREIDA, encoded by the coding sequence GTGCTCCAAGGGATTTCTGTTGAAAAACACGCGAAGTCATTCGATGTTTTCCACTCCGATGGGATTACTCCCGCTAACAATGAGGAACTACCTCTTACACGTGCGACCCAAAATGGTGAGGTGGTTAGAGAGGAAGAGTGGGTGCTCAGAAGACCCGACGGGACAAGGTTCCCTATACTTTGCACCGCTGCGCCGATTCGAGATTCGCAGGGGAATATCACAGGCGGAGTAATAGGGTGGCAGGACATCACCGAGCGCAAACGGGCGGAGGAAAACCTGCGGAAACTCAATGAAACCCTGGAACAGCAGGTGGTCGAGCGTACCGATCTGGCAGAGTCCCGGGCCAAGCAGTTGCAGGCGCTGGTATCGGAGCTCACAATTGCCGAACAGCGGGAGCGGCGGCGTTTAGCTGAAATTCTTCACGATCACCTTCAGCAGATTCTGGTAGGGGCCAAGGTCAATTGCGAAGTTTTATCCACCAATATCAATCCGGAAAATAAGCAGATCGCTGAAAATGTTATGAATCTCATCAACCAGTCTATTCAAACTTCCCGTACTTTGACTGCCGAACTGTCTCCACCGATCTTACAGCAAAACAGCCTTTCCGCCATACTGCAATGGCTTGCCCGCTGGATGAAAGAAACCCATGGCATGACCGTCGAAATGCAAACAGATCTTTCTTTAGATCCTCATAAGGAAGAGACCACCATACATTTATTTCAATCCGTCCGTGAACTGCTTTTCAATGCGGTCAAGCACGCCGGAGTCAAATCGGCACGGGTTAAAATGGCTTTAGATGACGAGAACCATCTCCGTGTTACAGTAAAAGATCATGGACTCGGATTCGATCCTGATACGATCTGGGAAAAGGCACGGGCCGGATCGGGATTCGGCCTTTTCAGTATCTACGAGAGACTGAAACTTATGGGCGGGAGTTTTGAAATCAAAAGCTCACCGGGGAACGGAACTGTTTTTTCGCTGATTGTTCCGGTGGATACAAGCCCGGAAAAAGATGACAACCGCATCCGGGAAATTACCACTCAGGTCAAAAAAGTAAAATCCGGAGACAAAATCCGGGTCCTCCTTGTCGATGACCACACGGTTGTCCGCCAGGGACTCGCCACCTTGCTTACGTTGCAATCCGATATCGAGATTGTCGGCGAAGCGGCAGATGGAATGGAGGCGGTTATAAAAGCGAGGGATCTTCAACCCGACGTGATAGTGCTGGACATCAGCATGCCGAAGATGGACGGAGTCGAGGCTACCCGGATTATACTTTCCGAGTTTCCACACATCCGCATCATCGGACTATCAATGCATGACAAACAGGACCAGGCCGATCAAATGATTGAAGCCGGGGCGTCCGCCTATTGCACCAAGGATGGTGATACCAATAAGCTATTATCTGAAGTTCGCGCAACGGGGGGGAGAGAAATAGACGCATGA
- a CDS encoding MFS transporter — protein MTTMAKKYGHGSILAWFIWAIATGYFFWDYLQQVAPGAMGPYWLKAFHIDNATLGVIAGFYFYSYGIMQIPVGLIGDHFGPHRPLIAAACVAVAGNILLALASDPLSAEMARLMIGAGTAFSFVSCLKLISNWFPHRYFGTLVGLTSLIGMIGGISGEAPLSAAVGAFGWRMTIWILAAVGVGLALLIVFVVRDHPANATRWEDHPAKSRGGHKTLSDLKHVFLSGQTWMCGAYVSGMNAIYFVFGALWGADFFVQYYDITKVQAEGAMSMLFVGGIPGSFFFGWFSDKIGQRKMPMLGAGIIAVAVLSFVIYGPRMPLSVLYALLIVQGFMCSAYVVAFALGNDVRPPGSAGISVGFINTCSVASSAIFQPGVGTILDSLGGETSATVGEYQIALSTMVGLVVMALLVAVFSKETHCRPLYENGDTNSSDAQ, from the coding sequence ATGACCACGATGGCCAAAAAGTATGGTCACGGATCCATTCTGGCATGGTTTATCTGGGCAATCGCGACGGGATATTTTTTCTGGGACTATCTGCAGCAGGTGGCGCCGGGCGCCATGGGTCCCTACTGGCTGAAGGCATTTCATATCGATAATGCCACGCTGGGCGTCATCGCCGGTTTCTATTTTTATTCTTACGGAATTATGCAGATCCCGGTGGGATTGATCGGGGACCATTTCGGTCCGCATCGCCCGCTCATCGCCGCCGCATGCGTGGCGGTTGCCGGCAACATTCTCCTCGCTCTGGCCAGCGACCCTCTGTCCGCTGAAATGGCCCGCCTGATGATCGGCGCAGGGACCGCATTCTCATTTGTATCCTGTCTCAAACTCATTTCCAACTGGTTTCCACATCGATATTTCGGCACACTGGTTGGATTGACCTCTCTCATCGGCATGATCGGCGGCATCAGCGGCGAGGCCCCCCTTTCCGCTGCAGTCGGCGCATTTGGGTGGCGCATGACCATCTGGATCCTGGCGGCTGTCGGGGTCGGACTGGCGCTGCTGATCGTTTTTGTGGTGCGGGACCACCCGGCCAATGCTACCCGGTGGGAAGACCATCCTGCCAAGAGCCGTGGCGGGCACAAGACTCTCTCCGACCTCAAGCACGTATTCCTGAGCGGACAAACCTGGATGTGCGGCGCCTATGTATCCGGGATGAATGCCATCTACTTTGTATTCGGGGCCCTCTGGGGGGCGGATTTTTTTGTGCAGTATTATGATATTACCAAGGTTCAGGCCGAGGGGGCCATGTCCATGCTTTTTGTGGGCGGCATTCCAGGCAGTTTCTTTTTTGGGTGGTTTTCAGACAAGATCGGACAGCGCAAGATGCCGATGCTGGGGGCGGGCATTATTGCGGTGGCGGTCCTCTCTTTTGTCATCTACGGACCCCGCATGCCCTTATCCGTGCTCTATGCGCTGCTGATCGTTCAGGGTTTCATGTGCAGCGCCTATGTCGTGGCCTTTGCACTGGGAAATGATGTGCGGCCTCCGGGGTCGGCAGGCATTTCCGTGGGGTTCATCAACACCTGCTCGGTGGCCAGCAGCGCCATTTTTCAGCCGGGAGTGGGGACGATTCTCGATTCATTAGGCGGGGAAACGTCCGCCACTGTGGGCGAATATCAAATTGCCCTGAGCACCATGGTCGGTTTGGTGGTGATGGCCCTGCTTGTGGCCGTTTTTTCGAAGGAGACCCATTGCCGACCCCTGTATGAGAATGGGGATACGAACAGCTCTGATGCGCAATGA